The Tripterygium wilfordii isolate XIE 37 chromosome 5, ASM1340144v1, whole genome shotgun sequence genome window below encodes:
- the LOC119998255 gene encoding josephin-like protein, with protein MLGNSSKRSCSSPDVNDKPTIYLNHGGGTRRAGNKKRVRICFSFRMLRSSTHSPARLLWRLGAQVARALRRMSMRRRSSRKVSSAILARSRSLADAIDSQRAEAVEDCIEFLNSSSSLQRSNSVSAHSS; from the coding sequence ATGCTAGGAAATTCAAGTAAGAGAAGTTGTTCCAGTCCAGATGTCAATGATAAGCCGACAATCTATCTCAACCATGGAGGGGGAACCAGAAGAGCAGGAAATAAGAAGAGGGTTAGAATATGTTTCAGTTTTAGAATGCTCAGGAGTTCTACTCACTCACCAGCAAGATTACTCTGGCGTCTCGGTGCTCAGGTTGCAAGAGCTCTACGGCGTATGTCCATGAGGAGGAGGTCTTCACGCAAAGTCTCTTCAGCTATTTTGGCAAGGTCGCGATCTTTAGCCGATGCAATTGATTCTCAAAGAGCTGAAGCTGTAGAAGATTGCATTGAATTCTTGaactcttcttcctctttgcaaAGATCAAACTCGGTTTCTGCACATTCTAGCTAG
- the LOC119998256 gene encoding putative tRNA (cytidine(32)/guanosine(34)-2'-O)-methyltransferase → MKKPLTYRNWLDCSSGWMDCPNKVYIPFLACGDLTGNDSDWSYPLPKVAEGIYQSLDSVQPPIGPPYKRALELKKASSHGPQELEKLSLDS, encoded by the exons atgaaaaaaccttTAACATACAGAAATTGGTTAG ATTGTAGTAGTGGGTGGATGGACTGTCCGAACAAGGTATATATCCCATTTCTAGCTTGTGGAGACCTCACTGGGAATGATTCTGACTGGTCATACCCACTGCCAAAAGTTGCTGAGGGAATTTATCAGAGCTTGGATTCTGTACAGCCTCCCATTGGCCCTCCTTATAAAAGAGCCCTTGAATTGAAGAAAGCTTCCAGTCATGGTCCCCAAGAGCTTGAAAAGCTCTCCTTGGATTCTTGA
- the LOC119998300 gene encoding 26S proteasome non-ATPase regulatory subunit 7 homolog A-like gives MDVIKEQQISARPIDKVIVHPLVLLSIVDNYNRVAKDTRKRVVGVLLGSSFKGTVDVSNSYAVPFEEDDKDPSIWFFDRNYHEAMYSMFKRINAKENVVGWYSTGPKLRENDLDIHQLFHNYVPNPVLVIIDVQPKELGIPTKAYFDVEEVKENATQKSQKVFIHVSSEIAAHEVEEIGVEHLLRDVKDTTISTLATEVTGKLTALKGLDARLREIRSYLDLVVDEKLPLNHEILYHLQDVFNLLPNLNVAELIKAFSVKTNDMMLVIYLSSVIRSVIALHNLINNKMLNKEHEKAEDAKPAAVSAGNGS, from the exons ATGGATGTGATAAAGGAGCAGCAAATATCGGCGAGGCCCATCGATAAGGTGATAGTGCATCCACTAGTCTTACTCAGCATCGTCGACAACTACAACCGAGTTGCCAAGGACACTCGCAAGCGAGTGGTCGGCGTCCTCCTCGGAAGCTCCTTCAAAGGAACCGTTGATGTCAGCAATAGCTACGCAG TGCCATTTGAGGAGGACGACAAAGACCCAAGCATATGGTTTTTTGACCGTAACTATCATGAAGCCATGTATTCAATGTTCAAAAGAATCAATG CCAAAGAGAATGTGGTGGGCTGGTATAGTACGGGTCCAAAGTTACGGGAAAATGACTTGGATATTCACCAATTATTCCACAA CTATGTCCCAAATCCGGTCTTAGTCATCATTGATGTTCAACCAAAAGAGCTGGGTATACCTACCAAGGCGTACTTTGATGTAGAAGAGGTTAAAGAG AATGCTACTCAGAAAAGCCAGAAGGTTTTCATTCATGTTTCTTCTGAGATTGCTGCTCATGAAGTTGAGGAAATTG GAGTGGAACACTTGCTAAGGGAtgtgaaagatacaaccattagCACACTTGCAACCGAG GTTACCGGTAAGCTAACAGCCTTAAAGGGTTTGGATGCACGGCTAAGAGAGATACGCAGTTACCTCGATCTTGTTGTTGATGAGAAGCTTCCATTAAATCACGAAATACTATACCACTTACAG GATGTCTTCAACCTCCTTCCCAATCTTAACGTAGCTGAGTTGATCAAAGCCTTTTCAG TGAAAACAAACGACATGATGCTGGTAATATATCTTTCTTCTGTCATTCGAAGTGTAATCGCGCTCCACAACTTGATCAATAACAAG atGCTAAACAAAGAACACGAGAAAGCGGAGGATGCCAAACCAGCAGCAGTATCCGCTGGCAACGGAAGCTGA